In Gossypium raimondii isolate GPD5lz chromosome 12, ASM2569854v1, whole genome shotgun sequence, a single window of DNA contains:
- the LOC105765685 gene encoding dirigent protein 16 — MVMKQSPLFITLLIATVYMVSCMAAVNPATATGEEPILEFYMHDILGGGSPTARPITGLLGNIYGGQVPFAKPVGFLPPNGAVPIPNANGAIPTVNGVTGLPLGTGLAGTAFAGNPNQNGQPQFPVGPDGLGLGFGTITVIDDVLTVSPDLGSQVIGKAQGVYVASSADGTTQMMAFAAMIEGGEYNDNLNFYGVYKIGSTVSQVSVIGGTGKFKNACGIAEVRPLIPPGQHVTDGAETLLRVTVHLKY; from the coding sequence ATGGTGATGAAACAATCTCCACTTTTCATTACATTACTAATTGCTACCGTCTACATGGTGAGTTGCATGGCTGCTGTAAACCCAGCAACGGCAACAGGTGAAGAACCCATTCTTGAGTTCtacatgcatgatattttaGGTGGTGGTAGCCCCACAGCTAGGCCAATCACTGGTTTACTTGGCAACATTTATGGTGGTCAAGTCCCTTTTGCTAAGCCAGTTGGGTTCTTACCACCCAACGGTGCCGTCCCGATCCCCAACGCAAATGGTGCTATCCCAACCGTTAATGGTGTCACTGGTCTTCCGTTGGGGACCGGTTTAGCCGGGACGGCTTTTGCGGGAAACCCTAACCAGAATGGTCAGCCTCAGTTCCCTGTAGGACCGGATGGATTGGGATTAGGGTTCGGGACGATTACCGTCATCGACGATGTGTTAACCGTTAGCCCTGACTTGGGGTCTCAAGTAATAGGGAAAGCTCAAGGGGTTTATGTGGCAAGCTCGGCTGATGGGACAACACAAATGATGGCGTTCGCGGCGATGATCGAAGGTGGTGAATATAACGATAACCTTAACTTTTACGGTGTGTACAAGATCGGGAGCACCGTGTCTCAAGTGTCGGTGATCGGCGGCACCGGGAAGTTTAAGAATGCTTGTGGTATTGCTGAGGTCCGACCACTTATACCACCTGGGCAACATGTTACTGATGGTGCTGAAACATTGTTGAGGGTCACTGTCCATCTTAAATACTAG
- the LOC105765689 gene encoding DNA-directed RNA polymerase III subunit RPC10, producing the protein MEFCPSCGNMLQYELPHMGRPSRFFCPTCPYVCHLENKVKIKRRQHLVKKEIEPVFNKEDMKMGGSETDATCPSCSHGRALFSQVQIRSADEPATTFYQCLKCEKMWRED; encoded by the exons ATGGAGTTTTGCCCAAGTTGTGGGAACATGTTACAGTATGAGTTGCCGCATATGGGTCGGCCTTCGAGGTTCTTTTGCCCGACTTGTCCTTACGTTTGTCACCTTGAGAAcaag GTTAAAATAAAGAGAAGGCAGCATCTTgttaagaaagaaatagaaCCCGTTTTCAACAAAGAAGATATGAAAATGGGCGGGTCTGAGACTGAtg CAACATGCCCTTCTTGTAGCCATGGGAGGGCGCTTTTCTCACAGGTGCAGATCCGGTCAGCTGATGAGCCGGCAACAACATTCTATCAGTGCTTGAAATGCGAAAAGATGTGGCGTGAGGATTGA
- the LOC105765687 gene encoding uncharacterized protein LOC105765687, which translates to MGNAVSCAPSIISGGGAVKVVFPNGNIQMYTKSVKAADLMVENPGQFVCDSGGLKVGFRVHGLTADEELERRRLYFLLPMELLYSVLTEEEMSCLSCKADKALKHASFNIGKILPVFNELCIFPFEAKSPPQNAVNDGAKDSVVVRFSKQRSWKPALETIVES; encoded by the coding sequence atGGGGAATGCAGTTTCTTGTGCGCCGTCGATCATCTCCGGCGGTGGAGCAGTGAAAGTGGTGTTTCCAAATGGGAACATTCAGATGTATACGAAATCAGTCAAAGCGGCGGATCTAATGGTGGAGAATCCGGGTCAGTTCGTGTGCGATTCCGGCGGTTTAAAAGTGGGTTTTCGGGTTCATGGGTTGACGGCAGATGAAGAGTTGGAACGGCGGCGACTTTATTTCCTTCTTCCCATGGAATTGCTTTACTCGGTGCTGACGGAAGAGGAAATGAGTTGCCTCAGTTGTAAGGCAGATAAGGCGTTGAAACATGCGAGCTTTAATATTGGGAAGATTTTACCTGTTTTTAATGAGCTTTGCATTTTCCCGTTTGAAGCTAAGTCCCCGCCGCAAAACGCCGTGAACGACGGTGCGAAAGATTCCGTCGTGGTGAGATTTTCGAAGCAGAGATCGTGGAAACCGGCGTTGGAGACCATTGTTGAAAGTTGA